The following are encoded in a window of Peromyscus leucopus breed LL Stock chromosome X, UCI_PerLeu_2.1, whole genome shotgun sequence genomic DNA:
- the LOC114701534 gene encoding melanoma-associated antigen B4-like, producing the protein MPRGQKSKSRSRAKRQQARSELQGLPAVHHTAAEAASPPADQSDGSSFPVGCTLQGVKIPGSLSADVSCTGSGVGVADKQSSDATQVVSYIQHSLKDPIMRKASVLIEFLLDKFKMKEAVTRSEMLAVVNKKYKEQFPEILRRTSARLELVFGIELKEIDPNTHTYMLVGKLGLSTEGSLSSNWGFPRTGLLMSILGVIFMKGNRASEQEVWQFLNGVGVYAGKKHLIFGDPEEFINKDLVQENYLEYRQVPGSDPPTFEFLWGPRAHAETTKMKVLEVLAKVNGTVPSAFPNLYQLALRDHAGGPRRRDQSRARTVAKARVHSKSRSHK; encoded by the coding sequence ATGCCTAGGGGTCAAAAGAGTAAGAGCCGCTCCCGTGCAAAACGCCAGCAGGCAcgaagtgagctccagggtctCCCAGCAGTTCATCACACTGCAGCGGAAGCAGCATCTCCTCCTGCTGACCAGAGTGATGGCTCCAGCTTCCCTGTTGGTTGTACTCTACAGGGGGTGAAAATCCCTGGATCTCTTAGTGCAGATGTGTCTTGCACAGGCTCTGGTGTAGGTGTTGCTGATAAGCAAAGTTCAGATGCTACCCAGGTAGTGAGCTACATTCAGCATTCACTTAAAGATCCTATCATGCGGAAGGCTAGTGTGCTGATAGAATTCCTGCTAGacaaatttaagatgaaagaggcAGTTACACGGAGTGAAATGCTGGCAGTAGTAAACAAGAAGTATAAGGAACAGTTCCCTGAGATCCTCCGTAGAACCTCTGCACGCCTAGAGCTAGTCTTTGGTATTGAGTTGAAGGAAATAGATCCCAACACTCACACCTATATGCTGGTAGGCAAACTGGGTCTCTCCACTGAGGGAAGTCTGAGTAGCAACTGGGGGTTTCCCAGGACTGGTCTCCTAATGTCCATCCTAGGTGTGATCTTCATGAAGGGCAATCGTGCCAGTGAGCAAGAGGTCTGGCAGTTTCTGAATGGAGTGGGGGTATATGCTGGGAAGAAGCACTTAATCTTTGGGGACCCTGAGGAATTCATAAACAAAGATCTAGTGCAGGAAAATTACCTGGAGTACCGCCAGGTTCCTGGCAGTGATCCTCCAACCTTTGAGTTCCTGTGGGGTCCCAGAGCTCATGCTGAAACCACCAAGATGAAAGTCCTGGAAGTTTTAGCTAAGGTCAATGGCACTGTCCCTAGTGCCTTTCCCAACCTCTACCAGTTGGCTCTTAGAGATCACGCAGGGGGACCAAGAAGGAGAGATCAAAGTAGGGCTCGCACTGTTGCCAAAGCCAGGGTTCATTCCAAGTCTAGATCCCATAAGTAG